A genomic region of Nitrosomonas ureae contains the following coding sequences:
- a CDS encoding dynamin family protein, giving the protein MPHNSTQINKYLKSLQKHLVDEHPDNPTLANAVKSFRKMDYVGHSMGLINKDESYATCVTWWPMIAVLGTFSAGKSTYINSYLNMPLQRTGNQAVDDKFTVICFSRHNEAKTLPGIALDADPRFPFFQISRSIDEISEAGQERIDAYLQLKTCPSENIRGKIMIDSPGFDADNQRASTLRLTQHIINLSDLVLVFFDARHPEPKAMQDTLAYLVSASVNRADANKFLYILNQIDVTAQEDNPEEVVSAWQRSLAEVGLISGRFYRIYNPSAAVPIANPHVRERFEKKREEDMADIDARMHQIEVERSYRIVGKLEQTAKDIKNKKVNKLCEMLKKWKNKVILIDGLVFFTLAILASTAFTMTESWDLLKTFATQLMQGETSSVVIAAFALIGIIYVHFSIRRTVANGLLRKLGKELGNDHETFKQYLHAFNRSTAAYRPMLLKNPAGWNETTQQTIDEIINEANDYIQALNDQFTNPSGNGGKNSQV; this is encoded by the coding sequence ATGCCACACAACTCGACTCAAATTAATAAGTATTTAAAAAGCCTACAGAAACATCTTGTAGATGAGCATCCGGACAATCCAACTTTGGCTAATGCCGTCAAAAGTTTCAGAAAAATGGACTACGTGGGTCATAGCATGGGGCTAATCAATAAAGATGAGTCTTATGCGACATGTGTAACGTGGTGGCCCATGATTGCAGTATTGGGTACATTTTCTGCTGGCAAATCAACCTATATTAATTCTTATTTGAATATGCCACTGCAACGCACTGGCAATCAGGCTGTTGATGATAAATTTACAGTAATCTGCTTTAGCCGTCACAATGAAGCCAAAACTCTTCCTGGTATCGCGCTTGATGCGGATCCGCGATTTCCTTTTTTTCAAATCAGCCGCAGCATTGATGAAATTTCCGAAGCTGGGCAAGAACGTATCGATGCTTATTTACAATTAAAAACTTGTCCATCTGAAAATATTCGCGGGAAAATTATGATTGATTCCCCAGGTTTTGACGCTGACAATCAGCGTGCATCTACATTGCGCCTAACTCAGCACATCATTAATTTATCAGATCTTGTATTGGTATTCTTTGATGCACGTCATCCGGAACCCAAAGCCATGCAGGATACATTGGCTTATCTGGTATCGGCTAGTGTGAACCGGGCCGATGCAAATAAATTTTTATATATTCTCAATCAAATTGATGTTACCGCACAAGAAGACAACCCTGAAGAAGTTGTATCAGCCTGGCAACGCTCTCTTGCAGAAGTAGGATTAATCAGCGGGCGATTTTATCGTATTTATAATCCAAGTGCGGCTGTTCCAATTGCTAACCCCCATGTTCGAGAACGCTTTGAGAAAAAACGTGAAGAAGATATGGCGGATATCGATGCACGGATGCACCAAATCGAAGTGGAGCGCTCGTATCGAATCGTCGGAAAACTTGAGCAAACTGCAAAAGATATTAAAAACAAAAAGGTTAATAAGCTTTGTGAAATGTTAAAGAAATGGAAAAATAAAGTCATCCTTATTGATGGATTGGTATTTTTCACTCTGGCAATATTGGCAAGCACCGCTTTTACTATGACCGAATCTTGGGATCTTCTAAAAACATTTGCCACTCAGCTCATGCAAGGCGAAACCTCATCGGTTGTTATTGCCGCATTTGCTTTGATTGGTATCATTTATGTACATTTCTCTATCCGTCGCACTGTTGCCAACGGATTGCTGAGAAAACTAGGTAAAGAACTGGGTAATGATCATGAAACATTTAAACAATACCTGCATGCTTTTAATAGGAGTACGGCGGCATATCGTCCGATGTTGTTAAAAAACCCTGCAGGCTGGAATGAAACTACGCAACAGACGATTGATGAAATTATTAATGAAGCCAATGATTACATCCAAGCGTTGAATGATCAATTCACCAATCCCTCAGGTAATGGGGGCAAAAACTCACAGGTGTGA
- a CDS encoding YgfZ/GcvT domain-containing protein, with protein sequence MNSDWQTYLCNQHAVILNNCVLHFGDISAELSDTRNKTIMTDLSHRGLIQFSGDDAKNFLQSQLSCDIREISSEIAQYGGYCTSKGRILASFLLWQKNQSVIMQLPASLVASTIKRLSLYILRSKVQLTDISNAWIRIGVAGPNVSVLTAEFCKSANNSDPVIDKEISMLHVANNRMEVITSLENAPAVWERLKQNANPVGTACWDWLDIQSGIPIILPETQETFLPQMINLDAIGGVSFKKGCYPGQEIVARTQYLGKLKRRMFLVHFTTTETIKAGDALYSADMVDQSCGNIVNIAPSPCGGYDALAVIQQSSVNTCNIHWQSLQGPILKIKSLPYTLPV encoded by the coding sequence ATGAATTCTGATTGGCAAACCTATTTATGTAATCAACATGCTGTCATTTTGAATAATTGCGTATTGCATTTTGGTGATATTTCTGCAGAACTTAGCGACACGCGAAACAAAACCATTATGACAGATCTCTCACATCGCGGATTAATTCAATTCTCTGGAGATGACGCAAAAAATTTTTTACAAAGCCAGCTTAGTTGCGATATCCGGGAAATCAGTTCGGAAATAGCGCAATATGGGGGATATTGCACTTCCAAAGGCCGAATTTTGGCAAGTTTCTTACTGTGGCAAAAGAATCAAAGTGTGATTATGCAATTACCTGCCAGCTTGGTCGCTTCCACGATAAAACGTTTATCATTGTATATACTGCGTTCTAAAGTCCAACTGACCGATATCAGCAATGCCTGGATTCGAATTGGTGTTGCAGGACCTAATGTTTCTGTATTAACAGCTGAATTTTGCAAATCCGCAAATAATTCAGATCCCGTAATTGATAAAGAAATTAGCATGCTGCATGTTGCGAATAACCGTATGGAAGTGATCACGTCGCTTGAAAATGCGCCTGCTGTTTGGGAACGTCTTAAGCAAAATGCTAACCCAGTTGGTACAGCTTGTTGGGATTGGCTAGATATTCAGTCAGGTATTCCGATTATTCTGCCAGAAACCCAAGAAACTTTCTTGCCGCAAATGATTAATCTGGATGCAATCGGTGGAGTAAGTTTTAAAAAGGGCTGTTATCCCGGGCAAGAAATTGTGGCACGAACACAGTATCTCGGTAAGCTTAAACGTCGCATGTTTCTAGTGCACTTCACCACTACGGAAACAATTAAGGCTGGCGATGCGCTTTATAGTGCAGATATGGTTGACCAATCCTGTGGCAATATTGTTAATATCGCACCATCGCCCTGCGGAGGATATGATGCACTGGCAGTGATCCAGCAAAGTAGCGTAAATACCTGCAATATTCATTGGCAATCGTTGCAAGGTCCGATCTTAAAAATAAAATCACTACCTTATACATTGCCAGTATAA
- a CDS encoding protein YgfX, giving the protein MAALSIHRKPSFRLAVILSSAHIATAILLWPLSLSLEVKMLIAILIVISLIHYLGRDALLYANKAVISFTLSEKMQCTAIARSGKTTICKVLGSTFVAPYLVVINLKPEGEFFPCSIVILPDGIDLDMHRQLRVWLRWKWQGDK; this is encoded by the coding sequence ATGGCGGCTTTATCTATCCACCGTAAACCTTCATTCCGGCTCGCTGTGATATTGAGTTCAGCGCATATTGCAACAGCAATTCTATTGTGGCCGCTGTCACTTTCCTTGGAAGTCAAAATGTTAATCGCTATCCTGATAGTGATTAGCCTGATTCATTACTTGGGTCGTGATGCGTTGCTTTATGCAAATAAAGCGGTGATTTCTTTTACGCTCTCGGAAAAGATGCAATGTACAGCGATCGCTCGATCCGGTAAAACGACTATTTGTAAGGTATTGGGGAGTACGTTCGTTGCACCTTATTTAGTGGTAATAAACCTTAAGCCTGAAGGTGAGTTTTTTCCTTGCAGTATTGTAATATTACCCGATGGTATTGATCTGGATATGCATAGACAATTAAGAGTTTGGCTTCGCTGGAAATGGCAAGGCGATAAATAA
- a CDS encoding exosortase system-associated protein, TIGR04073 family: MKTIIQILIITFAIFLVAVNPAFAEQYPDKVVEKLGTGLANAVTGVAEIPKTISIVGNQDGVIHGMTVGFITGIANAVGRSLSGAFDIATFLIPTTPFVKPAYIWDDFSRKTTFVEAQMR, from the coding sequence ATGAAAACAATAATTCAGATACTGATAATCACATTTGCAATATTCCTGGTTGCTGTTAATCCTGCATTTGCCGAGCAATACCCGGACAAAGTAGTTGAGAAATTAGGAACAGGTCTTGCCAATGCTGTGACAGGCGTAGCCGAAATACCTAAAACGATTAGTATTGTCGGCAATCAAGATGGTGTCATCCACGGCATGACGGTCGGGTTTATCACGGGTATTGCCAATGCAGTTGGACGCTCTCTAAGTGGCGCTTTTGATATTGCAACATTCCTGATCCCTACCACACCTTTTGTTAAGCCCGCATATATTTGGGATGACTTTAGCCGGAAAACGACTTTCGTTGAAGCACAAATGCGTTAA
- a CDS encoding phosphoribulokinase — protein MSQKHPVIAVTGSSGAGTSTVKTSFEHIFRREKLKAVIVEGDSFHRYDREAMKQAVAESEKNNGRPISHFGPEANEFEKLEALFKEYSNNGSGQTRLYLHNDEEASPWQQKAGTFTPWSPIPAGSDLLFYEGLHGGAKSDTADVARYVDLLVGVVPIVNLEWIQKIFRDTNARGYSTEAVTHTILRRMHDYVHYITPQFSRTHINFQRVPTVDTSNPFIAREIPTLDESLVVIRFRNPEMADFPFLLRMIHDSFMSRPNTIVVPGGKMGMAIELILTPVILDIVAKSRV, from the coding sequence ATGTCGCAAAAACACCCGGTTATCGCCGTTACCGGATCTTCAGGTGCAGGTACCTCAACGGTAAAGACTAGTTTTGAACATATATTTCGTCGTGAAAAACTAAAGGCGGTTATTGTAGAAGGTGATAGTTTTCATCGCTATGATCGCGAAGCGATGAAGCAAGCTGTGGCAGAATCGGAAAAAAACAATGGACGCCCGATCAGTCATTTTGGTCCGGAAGCCAATGAATTTGAAAAATTGGAAGCGTTATTTAAGGAATATAGCAATAACGGCAGCGGACAGACGCGTCTATATCTGCATAATGATGAGGAAGCCAGTCCGTGGCAGCAGAAAGCGGGCACATTTACTCCATGGTCACCAATCCCAGCTGGTTCTGATTTATTGTTTTATGAGGGCTTGCACGGCGGTGCAAAGAGTGATACGGCCGATGTTGCCAGATATGTGGATTTGCTGGTTGGCGTGGTTCCGATCGTTAATCTTGAATGGATTCAGAAAATATTTCGTGATACCAATGCTCGGGGTTATTCAACAGAAGCGGTAACGCACACGATCCTGCGTCGCATGCATGATTATGTGCATTACATTACGCCGCAGTTTTCTCGTACACATATCAACTTCCAGCGCGTGCCCACTGTCGATACGTCCAATCCGTTTATTGCGCGTGAAATTCCAACGCTGGATGAAAGCCTTGTGGTAATCCGCTTTAGAAACCCGGAAATGGCGGATTTTCCTTTTTTGCTGAGAATGATTCATGATTCATTCATGTCGCGCCCCAATACCATTGTTGTTCCAGGCGGAAAAATGGGTATGGCGATTGAACTCATATTGACGCCAGTGATTCTGGATATTGTCGCTAAAAGTAGAGTCTAG
- a CDS encoding UvrD-helicase domain-containing protein yields MTSLLSDLNPQQLEAITLPHQSVLVLAGAGSGKTRVLTTRIAYLIQSEQVSPSGILAVTFTNKAAKEMLARITAMLPINPRGMWIGTFHGLCHRMLRSHYQDAGLPQAFQILDSADQLALIKRILKDLSADDKKFPPRQVQWFINNAKESGLRAAYVTPDDVFSRHMLEFYQAYEQRCHKEGAVDFAELLLRSYELLSRNEILCQHYRERFNHILVDEFQDTNPLQYKWLKLLAGTGTKETAAVFAVGDDDQSIYAFRGAYSGNMKDFERDFGITKIIKLEQNYRSHGNILDAANALIENNSERLGKNLWTAEGRGEPLRVYNAPNDFDEAAFIVEEVKTLHAEEGIALSEIALLYRSNAQSRVLEHSLFNAAIPYRVYGGMRFFDRQEIKHALAYLRLIANPDDDGALLRVINFPARGIGARSLEQLQDDAKAQGHSLWAAALQKCGGEVSLLQESHKSLKGVAKFVFLIMTMRQSCGELLLPQIVEYMLIHSELLVHYAKERESSERLENLNELINAATSFVHETGNDSLTEFLAHASLEAGEHQAGSGRDALQLMTVHAAKGLEFHTVFLSGLEEGLFPHENSLNESNGIAEERRLMYVAMTRARRRLYLSFTQSRMLHGQTRYNIASRFLDEIPQACLKWLQAGPRNPDTFLRYSNATSQTSVDASRNSSGIHSRSFNSGIGGWKIGQSVMHAKFGVGVIINCEGCGSDARVQVNFDQAGMKWLSLEYAKLSTV; encoded by the coding sequence ATGACTTCTTTATTATCCGATCTGAATCCGCAGCAACTGGAAGCGATTACATTGCCACACCAGTCTGTGTTGGTTTTAGCTGGTGCCGGTAGCGGTAAGACACGCGTATTGACGACGCGCATTGCATATCTGATCCAATCGGAGCAAGTAAGTCCGAGCGGTATTCTGGCTGTTACATTTACCAACAAAGCAGCTAAGGAGATGCTGGCGCGGATTACCGCTATGCTGCCGATTAATCCGCGCGGAATGTGGATTGGGACATTTCATGGATTGTGTCACCGCATGTTGCGCTCGCATTATCAAGATGCCGGTTTGCCTCAAGCGTTTCAGATCCTGGATTCTGCGGATCAATTGGCTTTAATTAAACGTATCTTGAAAGATTTATCCGCTGACGACAAGAAATTCCCGCCCCGTCAAGTTCAGTGGTTTATCAACAATGCCAAGGAATCTGGTTTACGTGCCGCTTATGTTACGCCCGATGATGTTTTCTCACGCCACATGCTCGAATTTTATCAAGCATATGAGCAGCGATGTCATAAAGAGGGTGCCGTGGATTTCGCCGAATTGTTGTTACGCAGTTATGAACTGCTGAGCCGCAATGAAATCTTATGTCAGCATTACCGGGAACGTTTTAATCATATTCTGGTGGATGAATTTCAGGATACTAATCCACTGCAATACAAATGGCTCAAATTGCTGGCGGGTACGGGAACGAAGGAAACGGCGGCGGTTTTTGCGGTCGGTGATGATGACCAAAGCATTTATGCGTTTCGTGGTGCATACAGCGGCAACATGAAAGACTTTGAGCGCGACTTTGGCATCACAAAAATAATCAAGCTGGAGCAGAATTATCGATCCCATGGGAATATTCTGGATGCAGCTAATGCATTAATTGAAAATAATAGCGAGCGTTTGGGTAAAAATCTTTGGACTGCTGAGGGAAGGGGCGAGCCATTACGTGTTTACAACGCGCCAAATGATTTCGATGAAGCCGCATTTATTGTTGAAGAAGTTAAAACTTTGCATGCGGAGGAGGGTATCGCCTTATCAGAAATTGCGTTGCTATATCGCTCCAATGCACAATCACGAGTACTTGAACACAGCTTGTTTAATGCTGCAATACCTTATCGTGTCTATGGGGGTATGCGATTCTTTGATCGTCAGGAAATCAAACACGCATTAGCTTATTTACGCTTAATTGCCAATCCTGATGATGATGGCGCTTTATTGCGTGTCATCAACTTTCCGGCACGTGGTATAGGTGCTCGTAGCTTGGAACAATTGCAAGATGATGCCAAAGCTCAAGGTCACAGCCTGTGGGCGGCAGCATTGCAAAAATGTGGCGGTGAAGTGTCATTGTTGCAAGAATCGCACAAATCCTTAAAAGGTGTAGCCAAGTTTGTATTTCTGATCATGACGATGCGTCAAAGCTGTGGCGAGTTACTGTTGCCTCAAATTGTAGAGTACATGCTGATTCATAGTGAGCTATTGGTGCATTATGCCAAAGAGCGCGAAAGTTCGGAAAGGCTCGAAAATTTGAATGAGCTAATTAATGCTGCGACCAGTTTTGTGCATGAAACCGGAAATGACAGTCTGACCGAGTTTCTTGCTCACGCTTCACTGGAAGCTGGTGAGCATCAGGCCGGCAGCGGTCGGGATGCATTGCAATTGATGACAGTTCATGCAGCTAAAGGATTGGAGTTTCATACTGTGTTTCTAAGCGGATTGGAGGAGGGGCTTTTCCCGCATGAGAACAGTTTGAATGAAAGCAATGGCATCGCTGAGGAAAGGCGCTTGATGTACGTGGCCATGACACGCGCTCGCCGCCGGTTATATCTGAGTTTTACGCAAAGCCGAATGCTACATGGCCAAACTCGATATAACATTGCGTCACGCTTTCTCGATGAAATTCCACAAGCCTGCTTAAAATGGCTGCAGGCTGGACCGAGAAATCCGGATACCTTCCTCCGCTACTCGAATGCGACTAGTCAAACCTCTGTGGATGCATCAAGAAATTCGTCAGGTATCCACTCTAGATCTTTCAACAGTGGTATTGGTGGATGGAAAATCGGACAGAGCGTGATGCATGCCAAATTCGGTGTCGGTGTTATTATCAATTGTGAAGGTTGCGGCAGTGATGCGAGAGTTCAGGTAAATTTTGATCAAGCTGGAATGAAATGGCTGTCGCTTGAATATGCAAAGTTGTCGACAGTTTAA
- a CDS encoding WD40/YVTN/BNR-like repeat-containing protein: MFVKLNKIQIGSIRRIAIITTFFLSIGIIATSTRAHTPHDMVYAFAASPNYASDKTMFLVTDGAYTGWRYNEILRSTDGGLNWTDIPNGMNHPYEYSVLRVSPKFASDQTVFAGLKGKGGIYRSTNRGDSWETYNTGLAASNLIVRKMEVAESGTDYVLFFTDANGALFRRSSTNANWVQVLDKTNKVTVIAISPNYATDNTLVIASDSGYLQKSTNSGNDWIDLGNPTGTIVYDMAIAPGDATEIFLATPSFGIFYSSDGGSTFINKGNNLPNEAINNIAVSPNYAIDRTVFCTSLRQSIFKSTDKGNNWTLFNSGAQVTKQTTLLNEMTDLQVSRTYATDKTIFLPVFDGLFLSSNGGTTWKQRQTRRGLMTGLAASSSFSSDQKMIATTYVGRGIAISADGGSTWSTSGWPNPKEHKLNFFDSDIVQNPNGTQTVISARNGFIGKSTDFGDSWNVKFVPRFTAINPDLVTFTTLAASPNFTNDQEIYFGSRFHGVLHTKDFGKTWRLQRGVPLNHPITSVAVSPNYANDRTAFAATRAGQVWRTQDGGDTFLRVGASSIVSIGWGGQRYTWVAVSPQFTTDNLVIAGTNNGIYRSTDGGTTWSKETHASVGSNAVVQQVEFSPDFGTDRNIFVNVRGKGLFRANLNGAGAVTASQNITLSLLENENIQFTEFQISPTYAVDSTVLGAARNNIYKSTNGGLTWAVAGFPDK, translated from the coding sequence ATGTTTGTTAAATTAAATAAAATTCAGATTGGTAGTATTCGGCGGATCGCCATAATTACTACGTTCTTCTTGTCAATTGGCATCATCGCTACAAGTACGCGCGCGCATACGCCTCATGACATGGTATATGCTTTTGCCGCATCGCCGAATTATGCCAGTGATAAAACGATGTTTCTAGTAACCGACGGTGCATATACTGGTTGGCGTTACAATGAAATTCTGCGTTCAACCGATGGAGGGCTTAACTGGACCGATATTCCGAATGGAATGAACCATCCCTACGAATATAGTGTTCTTCGTGTCTCCCCAAAGTTTGCTAGCGATCAAACTGTATTTGCGGGCCTCAAAGGCAAAGGCGGGATTTATCGATCAACCAACCGCGGCGACTCCTGGGAAACCTATAATACCGGCCTTGCTGCATCAAATTTGATTGTAAGAAAAATGGAGGTTGCTGAATCCGGTACGGATTATGTGCTTTTCTTCACCGATGCCAACGGAGCCCTGTTCCGCCGCTCCAGCACCAATGCAAACTGGGTTCAGGTACTCGATAAAACCAACAAAGTAACGGTCATTGCAATTTCACCCAACTACGCTACCGATAACACTTTAGTGATCGCAAGCGACTCGGGTTACTTACAAAAATCCACTAACAGTGGTAATGATTGGATCGATTTGGGAAATCCAACAGGAACCATTGTCTATGATATGGCCATCGCACCAGGAGACGCCACAGAAATATTTCTGGCGACTCCAAGCTTTGGGATTTTTTATAGCAGTGACGGAGGAAGTACCTTTATCAACAAAGGAAACAACTTACCTAACGAAGCAATCAACAATATAGCGGTCTCACCGAATTACGCGATCGATCGCACTGTATTCTGCACCAGCTTAAGGCAATCGATATTTAAATCCACGGATAAAGGTAATAATTGGACGCTGTTCAATTCAGGAGCTCAAGTCACAAAGCAAACCACATTACTCAATGAAATGACAGACCTGCAAGTATCCCGAACCTATGCCACGGATAAAACCATTTTTTTACCAGTATTCGATGGGCTGTTTTTATCGAGTAACGGCGGCACAACATGGAAGCAACGACAGACCCGAAGAGGCCTAATGACAGGACTTGCTGCATCTTCGAGTTTCAGCAGCGATCAAAAGATGATTGCCACAACTTATGTCGGCCGTGGCATAGCCATTTCTGCTGATGGCGGCAGCACATGGTCTACCAGTGGTTGGCCTAATCCCAAGGAACACAAGTTAAATTTCTTTGATTCGGATATTGTACAAAATCCTAATGGCACTCAAACGGTAATATCGGCAAGAAATGGATTCATAGGGAAATCAACCGATTTCGGAGATAGTTGGAACGTCAAGTTTGTACCTCGATTTACTGCCATAAACCCTGATCTCGTCACTTTCACTACCCTGGCAGCATCGCCAAACTTTACTAACGATCAGGAAATTTATTTCGGATCGAGATTTCATGGTGTGCTGCATACAAAAGACTTTGGAAAAACCTGGCGGCTGCAACGCGGCGTTCCACTGAATCATCCGATTACAAGCGTCGCCGTCTCGCCTAATTATGCCAACGATCGCACCGCATTTGCCGCTACACGCGCAGGACAGGTATGGCGCACTCAGGATGGCGGAGACACCTTCTTACGCGTGGGAGCTAGCTCGATCGTATCGATCGGTTGGGGGGGACAAAGATATACGTGGGTTGCGGTATCTCCGCAATTCACCACCGATAATCTGGTAATCGCTGGCACAAACAATGGCATTTACCGCTCGACCGATGGGGGTACTACCTGGAGCAAAGAAACCCATGCTTCGGTGGGCTCAAATGCTGTTGTCCAGCAAGTGGAATTTTCACCGGATTTTGGCACTGACCGGAATATCTTTGTCAATGTTCGCGGCAAAGGATTGTTCCGTGCAAATCTGAACGGAGCCGGTGCAGTCACTGCTTCTCAAAATATAACCTTATCGTTGCTTGAAAACGAAAATATTCAATTCACTGAATTCCAAATATCACCCACCTATGCGGTAGATTCTACGGTTTTAGGCGCTGCGAGAAATAATATCTACAAATCAACAAATGGTGGTTTAACTTGGGCAGTTGCAGGATTTCCCGATAAATAA
- a CDS encoding WD40/YVTN/BNR-like repeat-containing protein, with amino-acid sequence MLIKSNKIQIDSIRRIAIITAFFLSIGIIATSTRAHTPHDMILAFAASPNYATDKTMFMANIGAYTGWRYDEILRSTDGGLTWTDIPNGMDHPYELSVLRVSPKFSTDQTVFAGFQGRAGVYRSTNRGDSWEPYNTGLAASNLIVRKMEVAESNTGYVLFFADASGALFRRSSTNASWVQVLDKTNKVTVIAISPNYATDRTLLIASSTGSLKKSTNGGTDWINLGTPTGTIIHDMAIAPGGAEIFLATPNFGIFYSNNGGSSFINKGTNLPDEAINNIAVSPNYAIDRTVFCTSLTQSVFKSTDKGNNWALFNSGAKVTKQTPLINEMTDLQISRTYATDKTIFLPVFDGLFISRNGGTTWLQRQTRMEILTGLALSTSFNSSQDMIATTYFGRGIAVSTNSGTTWSTSGWPNPTGRRMNFFDSQVVKNPNGTQTIISATSGGIGNSIDFGESWVVNHVPRFVAIDPDPVTFTVLAASPNFTNDKEIYLGTRFHGVIQTKDAGKTLRLQHGVPLTHPITSVAVSPNYANDRTAFAATRAGQVWRTQDGGDTFLRVGASSIVAIGWAGQRYTWIAVSPRFATDNLVIVGTNNGIYRSTNRGNTWTKETHASVGANAVVQQVEFSPNFGTTDRNIFVNVRGKGLFRANLNGAGAVTTSQNITLSLLENENIQFTEFQISPTYAVDSTIVGAARKNIYKSTNGGLTWAVAGFPDN; translated from the coding sequence ATGTTAATTAAATCAAACAAAATTCAGATTGACAGTATTCGGCGAATTGCCATAATTACTGCGTTTTTCTTGTCAATTGGCATCATCGCTACAAGTACACGCGCGCATACGCCTCATGACATGATACTTGCATTTGCCGCATCACCCAATTATGCCACTGATAAAACAATGTTTATGGCAAACATAGGCGCATATACCGGTTGGCGCTACGATGAAATTCTGCGATCAACTGATGGGGGACTTACGTGGACAGATATTCCAAACGGAATGGATCACCCGTACGAATTGAGCGTTCTTCGTGTTTCACCAAAATTTAGTACCGACCAAACTGTTTTCGCCGGTTTCCAAGGAAGAGCCGGTGTTTATCGATCAACTAACCGTGGCGACTCTTGGGAGCCTTATAACACAGGGCTCGCAGCCTCAAATTTGATTGTAAGGAAAATGGAGGTTGCTGAATCCAACACGGGCTATGTGCTCTTTTTTGCCGATGCCAGTGGAGCCTTATTCCGTCGTTCCAGTACCAATGCAAGCTGGGTTCAAGTGCTCGATAAAACTAACAAAGTAACGGTTATTGCGATATCACCAAACTACGCCACCGATCGTACTTTGCTGATTGCGAGCAGTACCGGAAGTTTAAAAAAATCCACTAACGGAGGAACTGATTGGATCAATTTGGGAACACCAACAGGAACCATCATCCACGATATGGCCATCGCCCCTGGAGGTGCAGAAATATTCCTTGCTACGCCAAACTTTGGAATCTTTTATAGCAATAATGGAGGTAGCTCATTTATTAATAAAGGAACTAATCTTCCCGACGAAGCAATCAATAACATAGCAGTTTCACCGAACTACGCGATCGATCGCACAGTTTTCTGTACCAGCCTGACTCAATCGGTATTTAAATCCACGGATAAAGGTAATAATTGGGCGCTGTTCAATTCAGGAGCCAAGGTCACCAAACAAACTCCATTAATCAATGAAATGACGGACTTGCAAATATCTCGAACTTATGCAACCGACAAGACAATTTTTTTACCGGTATTCGACGGTCTTTTTATTTCGAGGAACGGTGGCACCACATGGCTGCAAAGACAAACACGAATGGAAATACTGACAGGACTTGCGCTATCTACTAGTTTCAACAGTAGTCAAGACATGATTGCCACAACCTATTTCGGAAGGGGTATAGCCGTTTCTACCAATAGCGGCACAACATGGTCTACCAGCGGTTGGCCCAATCCAACGGGAAGGAGGATGAATTTCTTCGATTCGCAGGTCGTAAAAAATCCTAACGGTACTCAAACTATTATTTCCGCAACCAGCGGAGGTATTGGGAATTCTATCGATTTTGGAGAAAGTTGGGTTGTCAATCATGTTCCAAGATTTGTTGCGATAGATCCAGATCCTGTTACCTTCACTGTACTTGCAGCATCGCCGAATTTTACTAACGATAAAGAGATCTATCTCGGCACGAGATTTCATGGTGTCATTCAAACAAAAGATGCTGGCAAAACCTTACGGTTGCAGCATGGAGTTCCATTGACACATCCTATTACAAGTGTGGCGGTTTCACCTAACTATGCCAACGACCGCACCGCATTTGCCGCCACCCGGGCAGGACAGGTATGGCGCACTCAGGATGGCGGTGATACTTTTCTACGTGTAGGTGCTAGCTCGATCGTAGCAATCGGGTGGGCTGGACAAAGATATACGTGGATCGCAGTATCTCCGCGATTTGCTACTGATAATCTTGTGATTGTTGGCACAAACAATGGTATTTATCGCTCGACCAACAGGGGCAACACTTGGACAAAAGAAACCCATGCTTCAGTGGGAGCTAATGCTGTTGTTCAGCAAGTGGAATTTTCACCAAATTTCGGCACTACCGACCGGAATATCTTTGTCAATGTCCGCGGCAAAGGGCTGTTCCGCGCAAATCTAAATGGAGCTGGCGCAGTCACCACCTCGCAGAATATAACCTTATCACTGCTTGAGAACGAGAATATTCAATTTACGGAATTTCAGATATCGCCTACATATGCGGTAGATTCTACGATTGTAGGTGCTGCAAGAAAAAATATTTATAAATCAACAAACGGCGGTCTAACCTGGGCAGTGGCAGGATTTCCCGATAATTAA